The Mucilaginibacter rubeus genomic interval TCCGCTCATCTCCGGAAATGAAACATGCTCTTCTATGGTTACTATTCTCATTTTCACAAGTATTTAAATCAATACAAAGTAAATACAGCGCGTGTTGACCATCAATGGACAATTAACGAGATTAATAGCACGATTCACGGTATAACACACTGTTCAAAATACATTATGAGCAATATAATCTATATAGAATTGAACAATTACCGGAAAACAAACAAGGAGTACCGCGCAATGTTATGCGCTTACTATTTAAAAAACATATAATATAGGCAAAGTATAGTCGATACTTGTTTAAAGCAGCTCCGCAGATGTTTCAGCGCCATGGTTATCTGATTTTCGACGGTTCGTTTGGATATTCCGAGGCGGCCGGCTATTTCCTGATTGCTCAGGTTGTCCATACGGCTCATATAAAATATTTCCTGGCAGCGTTTAGGTAGCTTTTCCAGGTACTGACTTAGCTCCTGTAACAGTTCCTGGTTTTTGATACGGAAATCGCCCTGATTATAATCTGGCAGGTTGCTCATTTCCAGGTCGCCAAGTTCTAACGTTATTGGTGGCTTCGCGGCACGCATACGGTTGTAAACCTGGTAGCGAATGGCCGATAATAAAAAATTAGGAACAGATTCTATTTCCAGTTGACCGCGGCGTTCCCAAATATTCAGGAAAACATCATGTACTGCCTCTTCGCTTTGCTCGCGGTCTTTCAGGTATCTGAGGGCAGTTTTATACAACCTCACCCAATAACGGTCAAAAAGCATAGCAAACGCATGCTCATCGTCGTTACGCACGGCAAGCCAAAGCTCCGGATCACTAACAGGGGTATTGTGCATATAACTGGTCGGATAAAATTAGGAATAATTCAACACTTAAGACAGTCTGTAAAAAAAAATCAAAAAATGTATGTGTGTGCCCGCATGAAATTTACACTAACACCATATAAACCTGCAATTACAACCTAATGATAACCAAAGACGAGTTCCTGGCACTGTATGAGAAATACATGAGCGGCCAATGTACCGATGCTGAAAAACAGCTATTGGATACATACCGCGATGAAATGCTATTGGCCGAAGAAGGTTGGGATGATGAAGATGCTAATGAAACCGATGTACGCGCCCGTATATGGCAACGCCTAAACCAAAACCGCAAAGTAGTATCAATAAGCAAACACAAAATTTATAAAAGCTGGTGGTTGCAAATAGCGGCAGTTTTACTGGTGGCTTTATCAGCAGGATTGCTTTTTATCCCTGCTAAAA includes:
- a CDS encoding RNA polymerase sigma factor, whose translation is MHNTPVSDPELWLAVRNDDEHAFAMLFDRYWVRLYKTALRYLKDREQSEEAVHDVFLNIWERRGQLEIESVPNFLLSAIRYQVYNRMRAAKPPITLELGDLEMSNLPDYNQGDFRIKNQELLQELSQYLEKLPKRCQEIFYMSRMDNLSNQEIAGRLGISKRTVENQITMALKHLRSCFKQVSTILCLYYMFFK